The following are encoded together in the Serratia odorifera genome:
- a CDS encoding Gp138 family membrane-puncturing spike protein encodes MGNFHVNGTDLNGGINAQDFVLRQFLGRHAFITLGTVINANGESVDIRPMVMSVAGDGSPIAHEVIYNVPVWRLQGGQSAVIMPSSVGDIGLVAICDRDISAVKSTRQPAMPGSKRTHNLSDAIYLGGVLNGAPVQFIEFANQQINITSPQRITLNAPEITLNGATEVSQTFTAKGKSDLSAGATIGDIDFGEHTHGGVQSGSSQTNKPQQGA; translated from the coding sequence ATGGGAAATTTTCATGTAAACGGTACCGATTTGAATGGCGGTATCAACGCGCAAGACTTCGTGCTGCGTCAGTTCCTTGGGCGCCATGCATTTATCACGCTAGGCACGGTGATAAATGCAAACGGCGAAAGTGTCGATATTCGCCCGATGGTGATGTCTGTGGCCGGAGACGGGTCACCCATCGCGCATGAGGTAATATACAACGTGCCGGTATGGCGCCTGCAGGGTGGGCAAAGTGCGGTGATTATGCCGTCGTCTGTAGGCGACATTGGGCTTGTGGCAATTTGTGACAGGGATATCAGCGCAGTCAAGTCCACGCGACAGCCGGCCATGCCAGGCTCAAAGCGCACGCATAACCTTTCTGATGCTATCTATCTGGGTGGTGTGCTGAATGGAGCGCCGGTACAGTTTATCGAATTTGCCAATCAACAGATTAATATTACTTCCCCTCAGAGAATTACACTGAATGCACCTGAAATCACCCTAAACGGCGCGACTGAGGTTAGCCAGACATTTACCGCTAAAGGCAAATCTGACCTGTCTGCCGGCGCCACCATTGGCGATATTGATTTTGGGGAACACACGCACGGCGGTGTGCAATCAGGCAGTTCACAGACGAATAAACCGCAACAGGGGGCATGA
- a CDS encoding LysR substrate-binding domain-containing protein codes for MTVHSRFIANDADVTRRWAVAGLGIAYKSWLDVGPDIEQGRLIQLLPDILGEAAPLNFICPHRSQLSLVVRKLYHHLRDHFDSQNN; via the coding sequence GTGACTGTTCATAGCCGTTTTATAGCGAACGATGCTGATGTTACACGCCGCTGGGCTGTGGCTGGGCTTGGTATTGCCTACAAATCATGGTTGGATGTCGGCCCAGATATTGAACAAGGCCGTCTGATACAGCTCTTGCCGGATATATTGGGCGAAGCAGCCCCACTCAACTTTATCTGTCCACATCGTAGCCAATTATCTTTAGTAGTACGTAAACTATATCATCATCTAAGAGACCATTTTGATAGTCAAAATAATTAA
- a CDS encoding LysR family transcriptional regulator, which yields MVRLEDVRIFVRAAALGSFSQAAREADILPAQASAAIQRLERDLDTRLFVRSTRSLRLSAQGEKYLPFAQEMLSVVRAGYDSLKNNDDILEGKLKISLPSDIGRNILLPLISDFCQKHTKVSVKLLFSDEVSNIYRDPVDIAVRYGLLQNSSYVAQPLVVNNRRCLVASPDYIARKGPLETLTQLAERECLLYLLDGQTHDVWPFEDENGEKKGDCS from the coding sequence ATGGTCCGCCTTGAAGATGTGAGAATTTTTGTTCGCGCAGCGGCACTTGGAAGCTTTTCGCAAGCGGCTCGCGAAGCGGACATTCTACCTGCACAAGCAAGTGCGGCGATCCAGAGGCTGGAGAGAGATCTTGATACCCGGCTTTTTGTTCGCTCAACTCGCAGCCTGCGATTATCTGCCCAAGGGGAGAAATACCTGCCTTTTGCCCAAGAAATGCTAAGTGTGGTTAGAGCTGGTTATGACAGCCTGAAAAACAATGACGACATTTTGGAGGGTAAATTAAAAATCTCGCTACCCTCCGATATCGGACGTAATATCTTGCTTCCGCTAATTTCTGACTTTTGCCAGAAGCATACTAAAGTTTCGGTAAAGTTACTGTTCTCCGATGAAGTCAGTAATATTTATCGCGACCCAGTAGATATTGCTGTGCGCTATGGATTGCTGCAAAACAGCAGTTACGTCGCACAACCTCTGGTCGTGAATAACCGCCGCTGTCTCGTCGCATCCCCAGATTATATCGCCCGCAAAGGTCCACTGGAAACATTAACACAGCTGGCAGAACGGGAGTGTCTTCTTTATCTGCTCGATGGTCAGACTCATGATGTCTGGCCATTCGAAGATGAAAACGGGGAAAAAAAAGGTGACTGTTCATAG
- a CDS encoding baseplate hub protein, translated as MSYQQRDIKVEFTLAEGRTFDDRGNVLTVNNARCYVSLAAYGGIAGTQITLYIWGLVAQQMATLSYKGIWIDGAKPNRIRVWAAGRQIFEGFISDAYADYNQAPDVPLIITANMMFYLRAKKVSPFSAQGPVSIDDILMPMASSVGLKYENQGVKRTLPDPYFQGDITQQMIEAARAVDAEIDINVEQVTIWPKGMPRKEPALFVSPDHGLIGYPIFTNVGLSISCLFCPDIFIGRGILLSTSLPNASGKHATIGAMHTLTSWVEGGQWTTSCELLRQPKG; from the coding sequence GTGAGCTATCAACAGCGAGATATCAAAGTGGAGTTTACCCTGGCAGAGGGACGCACGTTTGACGACCGGGGCAATGTGCTTACTGTCAACAACGCGCGCTGTTATGTGAGCCTGGCGGCGTATGGAGGTATTGCCGGTACCCAGATCACGCTTTATATCTGGGGGCTCGTAGCGCAACAGATGGCGACACTGAGCTATAAGGGGATCTGGATTGATGGGGCTAAGCCCAATCGGATACGCGTATGGGCCGCAGGCCGGCAAATTTTTGAAGGCTTCATCAGTGATGCCTATGCCGATTACAACCAGGCGCCGGATGTGCCGCTGATTATCACAGCGAACATGATGTTTTATCTGCGTGCAAAAAAAGTGTCGCCATTCAGTGCGCAAGGCCCGGTGTCAATCGATGACATATTGATGCCGATGGCGTCATCTGTGGGGCTGAAGTATGAGAATCAGGGCGTGAAACGTACGCTGCCCGATCCGTATTTCCAGGGGGATATTACGCAGCAGATGATCGAGGCTGCCCGCGCTGTTGATGCTGAGATCGATATCAATGTGGAGCAGGTGACGATCTGGCCAAAAGGGATGCCCCGTAAAGAACCAGCATTATTTGTTTCTCCCGATCACGGTTTAATCGGTTATCCCATTTTTACCAACGTTGGGCTCAGCATATCTTGCCTGTTCTGCCCGGATATTTTTATTGGTCGGGGAATATTGCTAAGCACCTCCTTACCGAACGCCAGCGGCAAACATGCAACGATCGGTGCCATGCATACATTGACCTCATGGGTCGAAGGTGGACAGTGGACAACAAGCTGCGAATTGTTGCGGCAACCAAAGGGCTGA
- a CDS encoding zinc-binding alcohol dehydrogenase family protein, whose amino-acid sequence MKAIVYSQNDLPIINEESLYEMDLPKPQPGERDLLVKISAIAVNPVDTKVRKNSPVTEPRILGWDATGIVEAVGSKVTLFKPGDEVFYAGSIIRPGSYAEYGLVDERIAGKKPHTLSNAEAAALPLTSLTAWELLFDRLEVGQSNNEAILIVGAGGGVGSILTQLASKLTNLTVIGTSSRPETSEWVKALGADHIIDHRKPFAEQLKALGIENVRYVASLTHTDLHYTQIIDVLKPQGRLAVIDDPNILDAMPLKRKAISLHWELMFTRSMFQTTDMQRQHEILMEVSKLVDAGKLQSTLGEHYGKISAANLRKAHALIESSKVKGKIVLEGF is encoded by the coding sequence ATGAAAGCCATTGTCTACAGCCAAAACGATCTGCCCATCATTAACGAAGAATCACTCTATGAGATGGACCTTCCGAAACCTCAACCAGGTGAGCGCGATCTATTAGTTAAGATTTCAGCTATTGCCGTAAACCCAGTCGATACGAAGGTACGTAAAAATTCACCAGTAACAGAACCACGGATTCTGGGGTGGGACGCCACTGGAATTGTTGAAGCTGTAGGCTCAAAAGTCACTTTGTTCAAACCGGGTGATGAAGTTTTCTACGCTGGTTCCATCATACGTCCTGGTTCTTATGCTGAATATGGTCTGGTGGATGAGCGTATCGCTGGCAAAAAACCACATACATTGTCAAATGCTGAAGCGGCTGCGCTGCCTTTGACTTCTCTGACTGCGTGGGAACTCCTGTTTGATCGTTTGGAAGTCGGGCAGAGTAACAACGAAGCTATTCTGATTGTGGGGGCTGGCGGCGGTGTGGGGTCTATCCTGACTCAGTTAGCCAGTAAACTGACTAACTTGACTGTCATTGGTACCAGTTCACGGCCGGAAACTTCTGAATGGGTTAAAGCCTTAGGTGCAGATCATATTATCGATCATCGTAAACCTTTTGCTGAACAACTAAAGGCCCTAGGTATCGAAAATGTGCGCTACGTGGCTAGTCTGACTCATACCGACCTGCACTATACGCAGATTATCGACGTTTTGAAGCCACAAGGCCGTCTTGCAGTCATCGACGATCCGAATATTCTTGATGCTATGCCGTTGAAACGAAAGGCTATCTCTCTTCACTGGGAACTAATGTTTACTCGCTCGATGTTCCAAACTACGGATATGCAACGTCAGCATGAAATTCTGATGGAAGTCAGCAAACTGGTCGATGCGGGTAAACTACAAAGTACCTTAGGTGAGCACTATGGCAAAATTTCCGCCGCTAATCTGCGTAAAGCCCATGCATTAATTGAAAGCAGCAAAGTTAAAGGAAAAATCGTACTCGAGGGCTTCTAA
- a CDS encoding lytic transglycosylase domain-containing protein, with translation MPLVLDELILSLGIDDRSFQTGEQAVIAGLDRLTAVMENVVQTFETGEKRTGETLDKTGKQAEKTAKDMEASGKKASSFFSSIRSQVLALVGVTLSLGGLKAFVTSFAGNLNQLATAADAFGMSAKSLDGWTKAGEAFGVSANEIVGSFSRINDAKARLKAGLGLDPQLQSLLLATNQAGANVDLSRDSTDDIMSKLVSAFPRLNKDQQQAYGGELGWGYAFQQWAASGHALQDKNNFTSKSGVDDQSIAAARRFRLQWAEINQAFEKTGYILFNALLPYIEKFNAWLNSLATWMASHPDEIQAAVVGFLDTIKGIARVANDAANAVGGWEKVIIALLGLKLATWLIGVAAGFKSIFALAPPAWVLAGAGVVAASGVEVYQRTKALINGEKYDQIPTQSEEMNELERLKRLNWSKNNPGVPYHGSKPNPTKEGAALLGWLQPKLNKLEETFGLPTGLLRSMAITESGGDPYAVSGAGAKGLFQFMPGTAKDFGLKGGDVFDPEKSAGAAARYMSQLLQMFDGDLGTALAAYNWVRAM, from the coding sequence ATGCCACTGGTTCTTGATGAGCTGATCCTCTCGCTGGGTATCGATGACCGTAGTTTTCAGACGGGTGAACAGGCGGTAATTGCTGGGCTGGACAGGTTGACGGCGGTGATGGAGAACGTCGTACAGACGTTTGAAACTGGTGAAAAGCGCACCGGTGAAACACTGGATAAAACAGGTAAACAGGCCGAGAAGACTGCAAAAGACATGGAGGCGTCCGGAAAAAAAGCCTCGTCTTTTTTTTCCAGTATTCGAAGTCAGGTGTTAGCGCTTGTCGGCGTCACGCTTTCCCTTGGCGGGTTAAAAGCCTTCGTGACGAGTTTTGCCGGTAATCTCAATCAACTTGCGACCGCGGCTGACGCTTTTGGCATGTCGGCGAAATCGCTTGATGGCTGGACAAAGGCGGGTGAAGCCTTTGGTGTTAGTGCCAATGAAATTGTCGGTTCGTTCTCGCGCATCAATGATGCAAAAGCACGCTTAAAAGCGGGGCTTGGCTTGGATCCTCAGCTTCAAAGTCTTCTGTTGGCTACCAATCAGGCTGGCGCAAATGTCGATCTCAGTCGTGACAGCACTGATGACATTATGAGCAAACTGGTGAGTGCTTTCCCGCGGCTTAACAAAGACCAGCAACAAGCTTACGGTGGTGAGCTGGGTTGGGGCTATGCTTTCCAGCAATGGGCGGCGTCCGGTCATGCCTTACAGGATAAAAACAATTTCACATCCAAATCGGGTGTAGATGATCAATCGATAGCTGCGGCTCGGCGGTTTCGTCTGCAATGGGCTGAAATCAATCAGGCGTTTGAAAAAACTGGTTACATCCTTTTCAACGCGTTATTGCCGTACATCGAAAAGTTCAACGCCTGGTTGAACAGCCTGGCCACATGGATGGCCTCACATCCGGACGAAATCCAGGCCGCCGTTGTTGGATTCCTCGACACAATCAAAGGGATCGCCCGTGTGGCAAATGATGCCGCCAATGCCGTGGGCGGCTGGGAAAAGGTGATTATTGCCTTGCTGGGGCTCAAATTGGCAACGTGGCTGATTGGTGTTGCTGCCGGATTCAAGAGCATTTTTGCGCTGGCTCCGCCCGCGTGGGTATTAGCTGGCGCTGGGGTTGTTGCTGCATCAGGTGTTGAGGTTTATCAAAGGACAAAAGCCCTGATCAACGGTGAAAAATATGATCAGATCCCGACGCAAAGCGAAGAGATGAACGAGTTAGAACGCCTGAAACGCTTGAACTGGTCGAAAAATAATCCCGGCGTTCCCTATCACGGTAGCAAACCAAACCCCACTAAAGAAGGTGCTGCTTTGCTTGGGTGGTTGCAGCCCAAACTTAATAAATTAGAGGAAACCTTCGGTTTACCGACTGGGTTGCTACGCAGCATGGCCATCACCGAGTCGGGAGGGGATCCCTACGCTGTATCGGGTGCAGGTGCGAAAGGGCTATTTCAGTTCATGCCGGGCACGGCAAAAGATTTTGGTTTAAAAGGCGGTGATGTCTTTGATCCCGAGAAATCCGCCGGGGCTGCTGCCCGCTACATGTCCCAATTGCTGCAAATGTTTGATGGTGATCTTGGCACTGCGTTGGCGGCTTACAACTGGGTCAGGGCAATGTGA
- a CDS encoding glucosyltransferase domain-containing protein, whose product MICKNDKKILALYSGLALLFIYPLIQAGVFYRDDLDRAITGQYGWRGLGRPVADILMKILSASGHYNLDLFPYTMITSCLFIGASSLLLKKHLTQMDVQHPIFVAAFLIFNPYMLQNIAYRYDSLGMALAFFLAVLSYTYSNKNLIHEVAVKIASGVLALTLYQPCANIFIGLLAVDIIIFGLKNCLEIHHFTKLVARKACEFISFYIVYMLLFSTKNNSRSELISPDIDGYRTLVSTVKDLYEMIASYFHGPVYIYFLIPAFFIIAFSIKKPVQKNNNLVSLSILIVISTFIFLISLLGPTIFLRDSPVFPRTLVSFSVLFVIIATSIVELAPKAKHLALIPLITAFAFSAQLSSAIKSQREYEDFVFDMVSRDIISHPNVKLIGTIGQVNINERARLLMDNKPLIGYFLSPASEFLVSFQLINKGLPKTLHGYGDEQSNKNKLAYIVGKGINPFSSNKDYSLYFFDNEVIVSLGDNKN is encoded by the coding sequence ATGATCTGCAAAAACGACAAAAAAATATTGGCACTGTACTCAGGATTAGCTCTGTTATTCATATACCCTCTTATCCAAGCTGGGGTATTTTACAGGGATGATTTAGATAGGGCTATAACAGGGCAATATGGATGGCGAGGGCTAGGAAGACCCGTGGCTGATATCCTAATGAAAATACTGTCTGCAAGCGGCCACTACAATCTTGACCTATTCCCATACACAATGATTACGTCCTGTCTGTTCATAGGGGCGTCATCTTTATTGTTAAAAAAGCACTTAACCCAAATGGATGTTCAACATCCTATTTTCGTCGCTGCGTTTTTGATATTCAATCCTTACATGTTGCAAAATATCGCCTATAGATATGACTCGCTTGGTATGGCTTTGGCTTTTTTCCTTGCTGTTTTATCTTACACTTATAGCAACAAAAATCTAATCCACGAAGTGGCAGTAAAAATAGCTTCCGGAGTCCTTGCATTAACTCTATATCAACCATGTGCAAATATCTTTATAGGTCTACTTGCTGTAGACATTATTATATTTGGACTTAAGAACTGCTTAGAGATACATCACTTTACGAAGCTTGTCGCAAGAAAAGCTTGTGAATTCATTTCATTTTACATTGTTTATATGCTGCTATTTTCAACAAAAAACAACTCTCGCTCGGAATTAATAAGCCCAGATATTGATGGCTATAGAACGCTAGTTAGTACCGTGAAAGATTTATATGAAATGATTGCATCTTACTTTCATGGCCCTGTGTATATTTACTTCTTAATTCCCGCATTTTTTATAATTGCATTTTCAATAAAGAAGCCAGTTCAAAAAAACAACAATCTTGTTTCACTTTCAATACTGATAGTTATTTCCACATTTATTTTTTTAATTTCACTTTTAGGTCCGACAATATTTCTGCGGGATTCGCCCGTTTTTCCGAGAACATTAGTATCATTCTCAGTGCTGTTTGTAATTATAGCCACCTCAATCGTTGAGCTCGCACCAAAAGCAAAGCATCTTGCGTTAATACCTTTAATTACAGCCTTTGCTTTTAGCGCTCAATTAAGTAGCGCTATAAAATCGCAGCGTGAATATGAAGACTTTGTATTTGACATGGTATCCAGAGACATCATTAGCCACCCTAATGTGAAACTTATTGGCACAATCGGTCAAGTTAACATTAATGAGAGAGCAAGGTTACTGATGGATAACAAACCATTAATAGGATATTTCCTTAGCCCCGCATCTGAATTTCTGGTATCATTCCAATTAATTAATAAAGGGTTACCGAAAACCCTGCATGGTTATGGTGACGAGCAAAGCAATAAAAACAAACTTGCGTATATAGTAGGTAAAGGAATCAACCCTTTTTCGTCTAACAAGGACTATTCACTTTACTTTTTCGATAATGAAGTCATAGTTTCCTTGGGTGACAATAAAAATTAA
- a CDS encoding baseplate J/gp47 family protein produces MNDEITELSTAVPAITFSTTGLLVPDESEILNGRISDFSTAFGGSMGSSLTTPQGQLAMSDSAIIADKNDQLLAVVNQINPDFSSGRFQDAIGRIYFIDRIGATGTTVTATCSGLVGTLIPAGSMAQDDAGYLYISLADVVIGPSGNVDVIFQNLTMGAIGCPIGALNKVYKAIPGWSGISNATAGVQGNDEETRANFEHRRRNSVANNARNTLNAMKGALLDVEGIVDAYVIHNPSSTEKAFGATNYPLKKNSFYVGVYGGKAENIADAIWRKAPPGVDMNGDTTLIITDQDGYDPPYPEYTIAWQTASPINLYVKVELKKSDYLPANITELVRKAVQAAFNGEDRGTRARIASTLSAGRYYAGVYAIDPINIDILGITLSRDGSMFSTSVAFGIDEIPTLDSNNISVAPKEA; encoded by the coding sequence ATGAATGATGAAATTACAGAGCTGTCGACCGCGGTACCGGCGATCACGTTTTCAACAACGGGGCTTTTGGTTCCTGATGAATCCGAAATACTAAACGGTCGGATCAGTGATTTCTCCACTGCGTTTGGCGGCTCTATGGGCTCAAGCCTGACGACCCCGCAGGGGCAGTTGGCTATGAGCGATTCAGCGATTATTGCTGACAAAAACGACCAACTCCTTGCCGTCGTCAACCAGATCAACCCTGATTTCTCCAGTGGCCGTTTCCAAGATGCAATTGGGCGGATCTACTTTATCGATCGCATTGGCGCAACGGGTACGACGGTGACTGCAACATGTTCAGGGTTAGTGGGAACTCTTATCCCAGCCGGCAGCATGGCGCAGGATGACGCCGGTTACCTATATATCAGTTTGGCAGATGTGGTGATCGGCCCGAGTGGCAACGTAGATGTCATTTTCCAAAATTTAACAATGGGTGCGATTGGCTGTCCGATTGGCGCACTGAATAAAGTTTACAAGGCGATCCCAGGATGGTCGGGAATAAGTAACGCGACAGCTGGCGTTCAAGGCAATGACGAAGAGACACGTGCTAATTTCGAGCACCGCCGGCGAAATTCAGTGGCGAACAATGCACGTAATACGCTGAACGCGATGAAAGGTGCCTTGTTGGATGTTGAAGGTATTGTTGATGCTTATGTGATCCACAATCCAAGTTCGACGGAAAAAGCGTTTGGAGCTACCAATTACCCATTAAAAAAGAACTCTTTTTATGTTGGCGTGTACGGAGGTAAAGCAGAAAACATTGCCGATGCTATTTGGCGTAAAGCACCGCCAGGTGTTGATATGAATGGCGACACGACGCTGATTATTACCGATCAGGATGGCTATGATCCCCCTTATCCGGAATATACGATTGCTTGGCAAACGGCATCCCCAATCAATCTGTATGTAAAAGTCGAGTTGAAAAAAAGTGATTACCTACCCGCGAACATCACGGAACTCGTGAGAAAGGCAGTGCAGGCCGCATTTAACGGGGAGGATCGCGGAACGCGTGCACGTATAGCATCAACGCTTTCAGCAGGCCGATATTATGCTGGCGTCTATGCTATCGACCCGATCAATATTGATATTCTCGGCATTACATTAAGCCGCGATGGCAGTATGTTTAGCACGTCCGTTGCATTTGGAATTGACGAAATACCCACCCTGGATAGCAACAACATCAGCGTTGCGCCCAAGGAGGCATAA
- a CDS encoding tail fiber assembly protein, with protein sequence MKNLKNLKQYTPNEPALGTTVAYLRDEGGNDWYESQKDFSADTVKVAYDADGIIWAVARDVSMLWPINLSVAEVSEKSAPRKLSDTGTWVFNDEKIIPRTYTKEEYKAQAQAQKELLLDEANKKTQAWQTQLMLGIITDTDKVSLITWMEYVQKVQAVDIHLADKIAWPNPPL encoded by the coding sequence ATGAAAAACTTAAAAAACCTCAAACAGTACACCCCCAATGAACCAGCGTTAGGCACGACGGTTGCCTATCTCCGAGATGAAGGTGGCAATGATTGGTATGAAAGCCAAAAGGACTTTTCCGCCGATACTGTGAAAGTTGCCTATGATGCCGATGGCATCATATGGGCCGTGGCGCGTGATGTTTCGATGCTTTGGCCCATTAATTTATCTGTTGCTGAAGTGAGTGAGAAAAGTGCGCCGCGCAAGCTATCAGACACCGGGACGTGGGTTTTTAATGATGAAAAAATCATTCCCAGAACCTACACCAAGGAAGAATACAAGGCGCAGGCTCAAGCTCAGAAGGAGTTACTTTTGGACGAAGCCAATAAAAAAACCCAGGCTTGGCAAACTCAATTGATGTTGGGGATAATTACCGATACTGATAAGGTATCTCTAATTACATGGATGGAGTATGTGCAGAAAGTTCAGGCTGTTGATATACACTTAGCAGATAAAATCGCATGGCCCAACCCGCCGCTTTAA
- a CDS encoding Rha family transcriptional regulator, with amino-acid sequence MTTTTLEPISAVIPEVTSSNGKIITTSVAVASYFHKRHDDVLKKIRSVIEECDPAYRLRNFAETVYHRENPSGGQEIPTTMFELTRDAFVLIVMGFTGKKALQWKIDYITAFNQMESELQKPAQVMPLDYEFLTVVRGGKVFDQRFASPDELFLTFDSFKEMAGRLGYLIIHGDDVKKLTIDEFLKLGSTQSKVAKLSAR; translated from the coding sequence ATGACTACCACCACATTAGAACCAATCTCAGCAGTAATCCCAGAAGTCACCAGTAGCAACGGCAAAATCATCACAACGTCTGTTGCCGTCGCAAGCTATTTTCACAAACGTCATGACGATGTGCTTAAGAAAATCCGCAGCGTGATTGAAGAATGCGATCCTGCCTACCGTCTCCGCAATTTTGCGGAGACGGTCTATCACCGAGAAAATCCAAGCGGCGGCCAAGAAATCCCAACAACCATGTTCGAACTCACCCGCGACGCTTTCGTGCTGATCGTCATGGGTTTCACCGGTAAAAAAGCGCTCCAGTGGAAGATCGACTACATCACCGCCTTTAACCAGATGGAATCCGAGCTGCAGAAGCCAGCACAAGTCATGCCACTCGATTACGAATTCCTCACGGTCGTTCGCGGCGGTAAAGTTTTCGATCAACGATTTGCCAGCCCCGATGAACTTTTCCTCACCTTCGACAGCTTTAAAGAAATGGCTGGGCGCTTGGGCTATCTCATTATCCATGGCGACGACGTGAAGAAGCTGACAATCGATGAATTCCTAAAACTGGGCTCGACGCAGAGCAAAGTTGCTAAGCTATCAGCAAGATAG
- a CDS encoding DUF2612 domain-containing protein, giving the protein MKNVAATVLAQYAASPRLNSLINSFNEAVSPDQFVNNFYDLIWNIDTAETYGLDVWGKIVDVSRWLTVSDDFNYLGFNEAKLDVPTLTDPRPFNQAPFYSGERSTQTIELSDPVYRRLIMMKAMANITDCSIPNINRMLRYMFSDRGRAYVKNDGGMQMSYVFEFQLSTAELAIVQSSGVLPSPPGVNVSIIMQE; this is encoded by the coding sequence GTGAAAAATGTGGCAGCGACTGTGCTAGCACAGTATGCCGCCAGCCCCAGACTAAACAGCCTTATCAACAGTTTTAACGAAGCCGTATCCCCTGATCAATTTGTTAATAATTTCTATGATCTGATTTGGAATATTGATACCGCAGAGACTTATGGCCTCGATGTGTGGGGAAAAATTGTTGATGTTAGTCGTTGGCTGACGGTGAGTGATGATTTCAATTATTTGGGGTTCAATGAGGCGAAATTAGACGTACCCACTCTTACAGATCCGCGTCCATTTAATCAGGCGCCTTTCTATAGCGGTGAGCGTTCAACGCAGACAATAGAGCTTTCCGATCCTGTTTACAGACGGCTGATCATGATGAAGGCCATGGCCAACATCACCGATTGTTCGATACCTAATATCAACCGCATGTTGCGCTATATGTTTAGCGATCGCGGGCGCGCGTATGTCAAAAATGATGGCGGTATGCAAATGAGTTACGTATTCGAATTTCAGCTTTCAACAGCAGAGCTGGCGATCGTCCAGTCTTCAGGCGTACTGCCATCGCCGCCAGGCGTTAACGTTTCGATTATCATGCAGGAGTGA
- a CDS encoding phage baseplate plug family protein codes for MLEIILNPVKAQRFSVTLNNQSCEIRLVQRSTGLYIDLTVNDTPCLQGVLCLNGNKIVRYVYLPFDGELFFADLEGSADPDWSGLGERFKLYYLAPGETS; via the coding sequence ATGCTGGAAATCATCTTGAACCCTGTCAAAGCGCAGCGGTTTAGCGTCACCCTGAATAATCAGTCGTGTGAGATTCGATTGGTGCAACGCAGCACCGGACTATACATCGACCTTACCGTGAACGACACTCCCTGCCTGCAGGGCGTTTTATGCCTGAACGGCAACAAAATCGTGCGATACGTCTATTTACCTTTCGATGGTGAGCTGTTTTTCGCGGACTTGGAAGGGAGTGCAGATCCGGATTGGTCTGGTCTGGGGGAACGTTTCAAACTCTACTACCTGGCGCCGGGGGAAACGTCGTGA
- a CDS encoding GtrA family protein, whose amino-acid sequence MNTFLRYASVGVMNTCAHWAVFALMLLGGSSQSISNVVAFCIAVTISFFVNARWTFKSEATTIRYVMYVLFMGGMAFLVGWLADKMDVKPIITLITFSAVSLICGFIYSKFFVFKDN is encoded by the coding sequence TTGAATACTTTTTTACGTTATGCATCAGTAGGTGTGATGAACACCTGTGCTCATTGGGCTGTTTTTGCGCTCATGCTGCTTGGCGGCTCCTCACAGTCGATCTCTAACGTTGTTGCTTTCTGCATCGCAGTAACCATTTCATTCTTTGTAAACGCCAGGTGGACGTTCAAATCAGAGGCAACAACAATCCGGTACGTGATGTATGTGCTGTTTATGGGCGGCATGGCATTCTTGGTAGGTTGGCTAGCAGACAAAATGGATGTAAAGCCAATTATTACACTGATTACGTTCTCTGCGGTAAGCCTAATATGTGGTTTCATTTACTCTAAATTTTTTGTATTCAAGGATAATTAA